DNA sequence from the Ruminococcus albus 7 = DSM 20455 genome:
AATGACCATCACTCTTCCCAAGAGCCTGAAAAATATCACCGCTACATCTTTCAACTACAGCGTTCCCGGATTTAAGATCAGAGGCTGTGCAAATACTACAGCACAAAGACTTGCATCATACGCAAACGTAGGTTTTGAAGTTCTTGAAGCTCCAATGTACTCCGGCGATGTTATGGTACAGAACAGCGAACCCAGATTAGATACTATCAAAGCTGACAACAAGAATACATCAGCTGCAGTTTCCGGAAAAGGCGATTTAAACAATGACGGAAACATAAATGTATCTGATATATCCAAGATAGCAGCTCACATAAAGGGCAAGAAGATGCTTGGTAATGGTAAGGTTGCAGACATAAACAACGACAGCACAGTCAATGTTACCGATCTTTCGCTGCTGGCAGCTCATATAAAGGGCAAGAAGATAATGAAATAAGATAGCAATATATCAATGATAAGAATTCATAAATATACTTCCTCTCAAGAAATTCCCCCGCATATATCATACGGGGGAACTTCTTTTTGGATAAACATAATATTGTATCGGCGGGATCATAATATCAGTATCAGCGTGCGGGGCTCGTGACAGCTTCTTGCTCGGGGCGGTACATGAGTATGCTTACGTTGAATATCCCGTTGTGAGTTTCGATGACCATTGAGCCTTTGTATCGTTTCACGATGTTCTGTACAGAATGAAGACCTATGCCATGCCCATCCTTGTTAGTTATCGGCAGATCGTTCCTGCCAATCTCTATTCTGCCGCGATAGGGATTGTATATGGATAGTACCAGTGTTTTCGGGTTCAGCATACCTATTCGGACATTTACAAGACGGTTGTCACCGTCAAGCTCGGATGCTGCACGTATGGCATTTTCCACCAGGTTTCCCATAACTGCGCACATATCAGATTCTTTCACCGGCAGATCATCACCTAAGTCTATGGACCAGTTTATCGCGATCTCCAGCGACTTTGCAACTTCATCATAGTGACTTGCTATAGCATCTACTGCCTGATTTTCGCATAGTATTTTGTGACTCTGTGAGATATGCTCCACAAGGGGAGCGAGGTATTCGTTCAGTTTGTCCGTCTGACCTTTTTTCAGATATTCATTGATGAGGAGTATATGCTGGCGGAAATCGTGGCGGAGCTGGGAGGATTCCTGTAAGTAGCGCCTTGTTTTTCTGTACTGGTTTTCTTCCATCTGAAACAGGTCAAGGCTTCGTTCCATTTCCGCACGCTCGGTCAGCTTATTTGAAAGCCACCAAAGTATATGAAAAAGGAACAACGTTATCAGCGGGATATTAAGAAATGTAACAATGCAAATCTTTCTCAGTCTGCCTGTCATGACATTCTCCGCACTGACGGGATTTATCCAGATAATTACAACAGCACCCACTACAGGGGCTATGGAAAGAACGCGCCAAGCCTGATCGAGACTTTCGTTATCAAACATATCCGGAATCTTTTTGAACAGCGTTCGTGCAAAGACCACCCCGATAGATGATGCGACCCCAAGACATATCGTACCTGAAAGCTGGGTATAGACATTATATGTGTTTTTCAGTTCAAGGGGCGCGGTGAGAAATGTGTTGTAGGTGGTAGCAAAGCCGCACAGGAATACAGAATTTGCAAACGCAAATATTTTTTTGAAAACGGACAGTTCAAAGCAGAAATGATATATTATAAAAAGTGTCGCCATTGATGGGAAAAGCAGGGTATTCGTTGGGATCCGCATAATTGAGCATAGTGCGGCGCCGCCTATAGTGAAGAACGAGAGCAGTATCGCAAGTGAGCAGAACAGAAACGGTTTGTTGACCCTTCGGAAACGATACACAGGAATTATAGCGATGGCAGCGGCAGGTATGATCATTGCAAGCTCGGTGAAATACCGCAGCATCAGGCTGAAATTCATATATCGAGCCTCCTGCGCATACGCGATGCAGCGTACTTCGTGAATTTTGCAAGAATATCCTTGCGCCCGCGTCTGCGGACCGGATATATGATCTCGTCCTGCATGATTATCTGATCGCCCCTGACCTGTGAGGCATAATCCATGTTGACTATTACGCCTCGGCTGCAGAACAGGAAATTCGGCTCATTTTCCAAAGCAGATTCCAGTTCGCCGAACAGCATGATGCTATGCTTTACTTCGCCTGTGATCAGTTTAACATCGACTGAGTGATTATTGGAAAGCACAGCGACTATCTCGGAAAGGGGTATCTCAACTACCATGTGTGGGATGTTTACTTTCAGCATTTTTTCCTCTGCATCCATATCACGTATGGTCCTGCTCATGATCTCGGCAAAGGCAGCATACTCAAAGGGCTTGCACAGGTAGCCTTTGGGCTGGGAAGGGAATGACTGAAAAACGAAATCGCGTGTGGTGGACATAAAAATGATACCGATATCACGGTCAGCTATACGCAGTTGTTCTGCAAGCGTTAGTCCGTCCATTTCACCCATGCACACATCAATAAATACGATCTCAAACATACCTTTTCGGTAGGATCTTAGAAATTCCTCGGCGGATGAGTAATTTGCTGTCCTTACATTACAGTTGCGACGATCGTTGAAAAAACGGTCAAGGCAGTTCTTTATGACGATGCGGTCGTGTTCAAGGTCATCAACGACCGCGATATTAAGCTCCATAAATTCACCTCTCTGACTAAGTTATTGCTTAATATATACAAATATATTATACCATAGTGACAATTAAAATACAAGATGAAAAATGACCGTTCACGTAAGTTTTATACAACTCACGCAATTTCTATTGACATTTTCGTTCGTTTATATTACAATTCTTAGTATAGCGTTGAAAATGAAGCACATCTACCATTTGTTCAAAACTTTATGAACAGCAAAAGATGACATTTTCGTGTAAAAATGATGATCTCATCATTCGGAAGAATAGCGGTTTTATCGGATGTATGTGCATTTAAGTGCGCTGTTGCTAACTTTTCTAAGACGATAGATTGAAGGATAGTTATTGTATATGTCGCCGGGACAGGCGATTCCCGGTTGCAGATATGATATATTTTTATGTCAAATATATAAGATAAATCTTTAAATATATATAAAAAATATTAATAATAGTGATTTTAATGATAGCAAAAATGCAAATAAATGGATTATTTGTGGAGATTTAATATAATAAAACTAAATCATCTGTAAACTTTTGTTCTGAGTTGTACGGTCGTCTTATGAATATACAGAATGTTGTCTGTATCGGATATATCTGTATATTGACCTTATCTTTCAGGAATACTTTTCAGTCAATAAAAGGGTATCCACAGTGGTAATGGATACGCTTTTAAAATATCATATTCATTCTAAGGAGGAACTAGAAAATGAACGAGAGAAAAAATGCAAAAAAGGTAGCGGCAGGTCTGATCGCACTTACCATGGCAGCAGGAATGATACCTGCAGGTGTTTGCGGTTTTACAAGCATAGCAGCAAATGCTGATGAATTTGAGCTTGCAGTCCTTGCTGATGAAGTAGTTACCGATGATGAAACTACTGCAGCTGAAGAAGTTGAAGTTGTAGATTACAGCGCACTCAAAACAGGCAGTTACGTAATTGAAGACGGAAACGTTACTGTTGACAGTGTTATCACCGTTTCAGGCGTAGTTGATCTTACACTGAACGAGGGTGCTACACTTACTGCTTCTCAGGGTATAGTTATCGAAGAAGGCGCTGTACTCAACGTTTATGGTGAAGGTACACTTATCGCAGTTGGTGCTCCCAATGAAGGTACAAACCAGTTCGGTCACAATGCTATCAAGGGTACTATAAACATTTACGGCGGTACTGTAGATGCTACTGCAAGTGATTCTGCACAGGGATATGGCAGCACAGGCTGGCTGCGCGGTAACGGCGGTGTTCCCGGTGTAGCAGCTATCGATGGTGATATAACTGTATATGGCGGCAAAGTTATCGCTAAGGGCGGTAATGCAGGCAATGGTGGCGATGGCTGGTATGCAGGCAACGGCGGAAACGGCGGATATGCACTGGCAGGCAAGATCACAATCTACGGTGGCGATTTTGACCTTAAGGGCGGAAAAGCCGGCAAGGGCGTAAAGAGCAGCAACTCATGGGGCGGTTATCCCGATGGCGTAGATGGTAAGGACGGTGCTGCATTCGATCCCAATTCTTCCGTATATGTAGACGGCAAGGGTGCAATTATTGAGAAGATCAACTATGTAACATGGAACTGGATCCTTCTTGAGGACGGTACATACACCGCAGTTCCCAAGCTGTTCAAGGCTGACGGCAGCGAGAGCGATATCAGCGAAAAGGAAGTAAACATTACAACTGCTTATTCTAAGGGTCTGACAATCTATACCGCTACTGTATTTGTTGACGGCAAGGCATACAGCAATTCTATCCAGACTGAGGCAAAGGTGAAGTATAACCCCGAAGTTACCCACGAGGAGGGTTATAAGAAGGTAACTCTGAAATGGGATAACGTATACGGTGCACAGAAGTATGGTGTTGCCGGTTACGTAAACGGAACCTGGACACTTCTGGATCAGGTTCACGGCAATTCTTATGATCTGAAAAATCTGAAACCCGGTCACGAGTGCAAGGTAGCAGTAGTAGCTATGTTCAACGGTAGGTGGAACATGGATGATTCCAATGTTATCACTGTATCTCCCAAGGATGCTGAATATCCTCAGGTCAACGATATTGAGTACAGCAGACAGTTCCATCAGTTCAGACTGCATTGGGATGAAGTAGATGATGCAGATGAGTACGCTGTTGCTGTTAAGCTTGCAGGCAAGTGGAAGGTCATCGGCCGCACCGAAGATACTTCTTATACTTCTCCTAAGCTGATAGTTGACAGCTCCTATGAGATGGTAGTTATTGCTAAGATCGACGGCAATTGGGATCTTGATGCTATTGATAGCAGATCCTTCAACGTAACTGTTCAGTAATAAGGCTGTTATAACAGATAATTCTGCAATTAAATAAGGCGGTCCAATAACGGACCGCCTTTTTGCGTTATCTATATGTTCAAAGATTTCTTATCCCTTTAATATGTGCAGCTATCAGTGAAATGTCTGTAATATTCACCTTGCCGTCGCCGTTTACATCGGCTGCGGTTTTGTCCTTAGGTGTCTTTATTCCCTTGACCAGTGCCGCTGCAAGAGAAATGTCAGTAACATCTACCTTGCCGTCGTGGTTGATATCACCTGTCTGAAGATCATCTACGGGTGGTACATCACCTTCGACGGGATAAGATCTAAGGTCGGGGAGCTCATCCAGTGTCAGAACATATTCGCTGTTATAGACTTTCTTCCACATCTCAGCGGTGGAGTACTCTTCCGAAAGCTTGCTGCCGCTGCGAACGAATTCTCCGCCCCAGATACAGAACCAGCTCCACAGGGTATTTCTGTCATGAGCTACATCGGGATCAAAAAGACAGCCGTTCTCCGAAAGGGTTACTATCTTTGTGTCATCGGTATAATCTGCAGCCTCCAGGAACTTGCTTGACTGAGGAGAAGTCACCTGCTTGCCGGGGTATATGTCTTCACCGATGATATCCACATACTCATCTCCGGGATACCAGTCCTTTGACTGACCGTTGTATACCCATATCAGATTGTTCAGACCATGTTCATTTGTAAGCTTGTCATACATGGTCACCCAGAGCTTTTTGTAACTGTTCGCGCTTCCACTGCCCCACCAGAACCAGCCGCCGCTGCCCTCGTGGAGAGGTCTGAACAGTATCGGAACATCTGCATCCTGCAGTTTTTTCAGTTCAGCTGCTATAGTATCAATATCAGACATCAGCAGCTTATAACCCTCGGGATCCTTGCCGTTCATTACAGCATCAAAATCAATAGTAACATTTGCGGTGTAAAAACTGCCCCACCACATGGGGTTGCCGTTGCTGTCTTTTCCCTCTTTTATGTACTTTCTGGGTGCGCTCCAGTGCCAGCACATCTCAACTATTCCGCCTGCCTTAGAGAATTCAATTGCCTTTTCTACTGAGTTTCCCTTTGCGCCAAGAGATACTCTTGACGGTGTGTAGTCCATAAGGTCAAGTCCGACCAGTGCAGGGGTCTTGCCTGTAGCTTCCTTTATTACCTTAAATTCTGTGCCGTTCAGACCGCCGTCGCACTGCTGTCCCGAAATTGTCTTCATACCGTAGTTGTCTTTCAGGAAAGCCATAAGACGCTTGGTGCTGTCAGTGGCATTTTTATTTGAAAGCTCACCCTTAACATCGTAGCTGTTTTTCAGCTGTGCTGCATTTATCACCAGTGCATCGATGTTTATCCAGCCCCATGAGGGTGTCACAGTGATGTCATGGCTGCCCTTTTCCATGAATACATTCTTTATTTCCGAATCGTTCATAGCGCCGCTTTCAGACTTGAATCTGCCTGTGAACTCACCATCTACGGAAGCGTTGTTCTCCTTGCTGCCGCCAATGCCCGAACTTATGAAATCCAGATCGTACCAGCCGGTCTCAGATATCTCCACCTTGAAAGTCACACTGCCCTCGCTTTTCAGGCTTACATAATCTCCCTGAACGTCAACTTTGTCCAGTACTGCCTTCTCAGCCTCATATCTTGCCGCAGCTTTCTCAGCTGAAACAGGTACTGATGCCAGAACACAGACTGCAGCGCATACAGCTGCCAGCACCCTTTTGTGCCTTGCTTTGATATTATCCATTGATTATCCCTCCGAAAATTATTCATACAGAATCCTTCTGCTGTATCATTCTAACATGAATGACCGCCTTTGTAAATAGTTTCAGGATATTTCCCGCAAAAAAGAGAATGAAATTGTTTTCAGAAAAGGATTACCTTGTCTGTTTGCATAAATGATCACAAATGCAGATCAGTATTT
Encoded proteins:
- a CDS encoding glycosyl hydrolase, with protein sequence MDNIKARHKRVLAAVCAAVCVLASVPVSAEKAAARYEAEKAVLDKVDVQGDYVSLKSEGSVTFKVEISETGWYDLDFISSGIGGSKENNASVDGEFTGRFKSESGAMNDSEIKNVFMEKGSHDITVTPSWGWINIDALVINAAQLKNSYDVKGELSNKNATDSTKRLMAFLKDNYGMKTISGQQCDGGLNGTEFKVIKEATGKTPALVGLDLMDYTPSRVSLGAKGNSVEKAIEFSKAGGIVEMCWHWSAPRKYIKEGKDSNGNPMWWGSFYTANVTIDFDAVMNGKDPEGYKLLMSDIDTIAAELKKLQDADVPILFRPLHEGSGGWFWWGSGSANSYKKLWVTMYDKLTNEHGLNNLIWVYNGQSKDWYPGDEYVDIIGEDIYPGKQVTSPQSSKFLEAADYTDDTKIVTLSENGCLFDPDVAHDRNTLWSWFCIWGGEFVRSGSKLSEEYSTAEMWKKVYNSEYVLTLDELPDLRSYPVEGDVPPVDDLQTGDINHDGKVDVTDISLAAALVKGIKTPKDKTAADVNGDGKVNITDISLIAAHIKGIRNL
- a CDS encoding GHKL domain-containing protein; the encoded protein is MNFSLMLRYFTELAMIIPAAAIAIIPVYRFRRVNKPFLFCSLAILLSFFTIGGAALCSIMRIPTNTLLFPSMATLFIIYHFCFELSVFKKIFAFANSVFLCGFATTYNTFLTAPLELKNTYNVYTQLSGTICLGVASSIGVVFARTLFKKIPDMFDNESLDQAWRVLSIAPVVGAVVIIWINPVSAENVMTGRLRKICIVTFLNIPLITLFLFHILWWLSNKLTERAEMERSLDLFQMEENQYRKTRRYLQESSQLRHDFRQHILLINEYLKKGQTDKLNEYLAPLVEHISQSHKILCENQAVDAIASHYDEVAKSLEIAINWSIDLGDDLPVKESDMCAVMGNLVENAIRAASELDGDNRLVNVRIGMLNPKTLVLSIYNPYRGRIEIGRNDLPITNKDGHGIGLHSVQNIVKRYKGSMVIETHNGIFNVSILMYRPEQEAVTSPAR
- a CDS encoding LytR/AlgR family response regulator transcription factor — its product is MELNIAVVDDLEHDRIVIKNCLDRFFNDRRNCNVRTANYSSAEEFLRSYRKGMFEIVFIDVCMGEMDGLTLAEQLRIADRDIGIIFMSTTRDFVFQSFPSQPKGYLCKPFEYAAFAEIMSRTIRDMDAEEKMLKVNIPHMVVEIPLSEIVAVLSNNHSVDVKLITGEVKHSIMLFGELESALENEPNFLFCSRGVIVNMDYASQVRGDQIIMQDEIIYPVRRRGRKDILAKFTKYAASRMRRRLDI